Below is a window of Picosynechococcus sp. PCC 7002 DNA.
GTGACTCAAAATCCCCAATGGCTTTGGCAAGAAGTCCTGACAAAACTTGAACAACAACTGAGTCGCCCCACCTACGAAACTTGGATTCAGCCGACGGCGATCCAACAGTGGCGAGAGGATGAAATCGTTCTCTGTGCCCCAAATGCCTTTGTCCTGAACCATATCCAGAAATACTATGGTGCGTTGATCACCGAAACCATCGCCGAATTATTGCAGCAGCCCGTTAAGGTACGCCTCACTTCTCCAGAAGGGAATACCCTCGCAGCGACCCAGAGTTTCTATAGTTCCCGCAGTGGCCAATCGACCCGTCCAGGTAAAAAGACCCCAGAACTCAACTCGAAATATACGTTTTCACGGTTTGTGGTTGGCCCAACCAATCGCATGGCCCATGCGGCGGCCTTAGCGGTGGCGGAATCACCGGGGCGGGATTTTAATCCCCTGGTGCTCTGTGGGGGGGTGGGTCTGGGAAAAACGCACCTGATGCAGGCGATCGGCCATTACCGTTTGGATACCCAGCCGGATGCGAAGATTTTCTATGTTTCCACGGAGCAATTTACCAATGATTTAATTGTTGCGATTCGCAAGGATAGTCTGCAAACGTTCCGGGAGCATTACCGCACCGCCGATATTTTACTGGTAGACGACATTCAGTTCATCGAGGGGAAAGAATACACCCAGGAGGAATTTTTCTATACCTTTAATACTCTCCACGAAGCGGGTAAACAAATTGTTCTCGCGAGCGATCGCCCCCCACACCAAATTCCAGGCTTGCAACAACGGCTGTCTTCCCGTTTTTCTATGGGTCTGATTGCGGACATCCAACCCCCCGACCTGGAAACCCGGATGGCGATCCTCCAGAAAAAGGCGGAGGCGGAAAATTTAAACCTATCCCGCTCGGTGATTGAATATATCGCCACCCACTACACGGCGAATATCCGCGAATTGGAGGGGGCGCTCCTGCGGGCAGTGACCCACATTGCGATCTCTGGCCTACCGATGACGGTGGAAAACCTCGCCCCCATTTTGAACCCGACGGTGGAATATGCCCCGGCGGCCCCGGACGTGATTTTGCAAATTGCCGCAGAAGCCACGGGGGTGAGCATTGAGGATTTAAAGGGGGCTTCTCGACGACGGGAAATTAGTACGGCCCGGCAAATTGCAATGTATTTGATGCGCCAACACACCGATCTCAGCTTGCCCCGCATTGGTGAGCTGTTCGGTGGCAAAGACCACACTACGGTGATGTACAGTTGCGACAAAATTGGTCAGTTACTGACGAAAAATCAAAAAATCTCCCAATTGGTGAGCCAAATTAGCGATCGCATTAATCACCATCACCAAAACCTCTAGGGACAAGCGGCCCACATCGTACAAAAAAAGACACCGCTACAATGAGCAGTAGTTCATCGATTGTGTTTTATTCATGGTTGCTTCCTACCGGATCGTTTCGCTCTTGCCCAGTGCCACAGAAATTTTAGATTGTCTGGGTTTAACTCCCAACGTGGTGGGCCGGAGCCATGAATGTGACTACCCGCTGGAGATTGGCGATCGCCCCGTGTGTACCGCTGCCCGCCTCGATTCAGAACGTCCCAGCGGCGAAATTGACCAAGAAGTTTTGGCCTTACTCCAAGGAGCCTTGGGGATCTATGAAGTGAAACTAGATGTCTTGCAAGCCCTACAACCCACCCACATTGTCACCCAAGATCAGTGCGATGTTTGTGCCGTCACCCTGGCCGATGTGCAAAAGGCGATCGCCCAGTTGAGTGATCATCCGCCGCAGTTGATTTCGCTCCAGCCCAATACCCTAGCGGACGTTTACCAAGATATTCGCCGTGTTGCCCAGCAGTTTAACCGTGATCCCCAACCCGTTTTGCAGGATCTACAACAGCGGGTACAAGCTTGCCAAAAACGAGGCAAGACTTTAGCAAAACGGCCCCGGGTGGCGGCCATTGAATGGATTGATCCCCTCATGGGCGGCGGTAATTGGCTCCCGGAACTCATTGAACTCGCGGGCGGCGAGAATATTTTAGGCAAACCGGGCAAACATTCCCCCTACATCAGTTGGGAAACCCTCCTGGCCAGTGATCCCGATGTGGTGGTGGTGATGCCCTGCGGCTTTGACCTCGAACGTACCCGCCAGGAAATGCTCGCCGACTTGGAGTTGCACCCTGAGTGGAAACAATTACGAGCTGTGCAAAATGATCAGTTATTTATCTGTGATGGCAACGCTTATTTCAACCGACCAGGGCCGCGCCTTGTGGATTCCCTAGAAATTCTCACGGAAATTTTGCAACCGACTGGCGATCGCCTTTATCCAAAAACTGCCTGGCAAAAACTCTCTTTATTCAAATAAGTAATATTTCAACAAATAGTAACTATCCAAAGAAATATTACATCTGGGCCTAGTTTTACAACATTTTCTATCAAGTTTATGTTGGCAAAAAAGGAATTATTAGGACAAATTGAGGGATATTTTCGCAAAAATGAGCATCCTCCCCAAAAAAGCATCCCTTTGGCTTCGTCTGGGAATTTGGCACATTAAAGACATAGCAAGATTTTGAGGGCAGGCGTTTCGTGATGTACCGCCGCTTTTCGATTCAAAAAATATTATCTAAGGTGAGGATGCTGTCTATGTGGCTCAAAATTAGGCACCTAGTCGATCCTGTATTTCAATATCTCAATCAACCCGTGGGACACACAGATCGGCATACCGTATGGAACCCGAATCGGTTTTGGTATCTCTATAAAATCAACCTGTTAGAAAAATGCTGGCAAAAAGAAGCGGCCAATAAAGGCCAACATACCTATTAATCTCTTAACTTTGATGCCAGTTACGACGTCAATTTTTGGGGATCTGCTTGGGAACTCTCCTGGGCCGCTTCTGCTTCGGCTCGCAGTCGGCTGACTAATTGGCCATGGATATTGACACAGTAGGGCACACAGTAAGTTATGGCCGCCGCCAGCCAGCGGGTACTGGTCATGGTGCCATTCAACACAGCAACGCCATGGTTAATACAAAAGTGGACAGTCCCCACAAACAGGGCAACCCGGATCGCCGTTGGTCGAAAGGTGCGATCGCCTAAGGCTCGGAAATAGATTGTCAAGCGCATCGGTACAATCCCCAAACTAATAAAAAAGTGGCTCTAGATCTTTATGGCTCGGAAGAGGGGTGGGCTTTGGCTTGCTGGCGCATCCGGCTGGCTATTTGGCCATGGAGGTTAACGCAGTAAGGCACAAAGTAGGTCAAAACCATGGACGTCCAACGGGTCCGGGTCATTGCCCCATGGAGAAAGGCACTACCGTGGTTAATGCAAAAAATCACAGTGCCCACAATTAGGGCGACGCGGATGGCAGTGCTGTGGAGGGTGCGATCGCCCAGGGTCTGAAGATAACTTTTTAGGCCCATTGGTGAACCTCTAATTTGTATATCTGAATTTTACTCATGGGCAGCCTGGGGCGATCGCCTGACAAAATTTTTGTGCCAAGAGATCAACACCGGTAATCGCTGTCCCAACAACGACGCTATCAGCCCCCAGTCGAAAGGCTTTTTGCAGCATTTCTGGAGTGTGGATGCCTCCTTCGCAGATGAGCGGCTGGTCAAAATCCTGGGCAAGTTTTTCGAGCAACCCAAAACCAGGGGGCGTTAAATCTTTGGTGTCCCCCGTGTAGCCGTAGAGGGTCGTCCCCAAAATATCAGCACCAGCTTGGGCGGCCAATTGAGCATTTTCGTAGGTGTCGAGATCCGCCATCACTAATTTTCCTGTTTGCTGGTGAATCCCGGCGATCAGATCCGCGAG
It encodes the following:
- the dnaA gene encoding chromosomal replication initiator protein DnaA; this encodes VTQNPQWLWQEVLTKLEQQLSRPTYETWIQPTAIQQWREDEIVLCAPNAFVLNHIQKYYGALITETIAELLQQPVKVRLTSPEGNTLAATQSFYSSRSGQSTRPGKKTPELNSKYTFSRFVVGPTNRMAHAAALAVAESPGRDFNPLVLCGGVGLGKTHLMQAIGHYRLDTQPDAKIFYVSTEQFTNDLIVAIRKDSLQTFREHYRTADILLVDDIQFIEGKEYTQEEFFYTFNTLHEAGKQIVLASDRPPHQIPGLQQRLSSRFSMGLIADIQPPDLETRMAILQKKAEAENLNLSRSVIEYIATHYTANIRELEGALLRAVTHIAISGLPMTVENLAPILNPTVEYAPAAPDVILQIAAEATGVSIEDLKGASRRREISTARQIAMYLMRQHTDLSLPRIGELFGGKDHTTVMYSCDKIGQLLTKNQKISQLVSQISDRINHHHQNL
- a CDS encoding cobalamin-binding protein, with protein sequence MVASYRIVSLLPSATEILDCLGLTPNVVGRSHECDYPLEIGDRPVCTAARLDSERPSGEIDQEVLALLQGALGIYEVKLDVLQALQPTHIVTQDQCDVCAVTLADVQKAIAQLSDHPPQLISLQPNTLADVYQDIRRVAQQFNRDPQPVLQDLQQRVQACQKRGKTLAKRPRVAAIEWIDPLMGGGNWLPELIELAGGENILGKPGKHSPYISWETLLASDPDVVVVMPCGFDLERTRQEMLADLELHPEWKQLRAVQNDQLFICDGNAYFNRPGPRLVDSLEILTEILQPTGDRLYPKTAWQKLSLFK
- the nrtS2 gene encoding nitrate/nitrite transporter NrtS2; translated protein: MRLTIYFRALGDRTFRPTAIRVALFVGTVHFCINHGVAVLNGTMTSTRWLAAAITYCVPYCVNIHGQLVSRLRAEAEAAQESSQADPQKLTS
- the nrtS1 gene encoding nitrate/nitrite transporter NrtS1, coding for MGLKSYLQTLGDRTLHSTAIRVALIVGTVIFCINHGSAFLHGAMTRTRWTSMVLTYFVPYCVNLHGQIASRMRQQAKAHPSSEP
- a CDS encoding N-acetylmannosamine-6-phosphate 2-epimerase, whose product is MSDLIAQFKNRLIISCQAPADSPLHDPEMIAAIAQACVNQGAVGVRIDSPDHIRAVRAKLPQIPIIGLWKRTFPTSDVYITPRLGDALAVVAAGADIVAVDATARPRPNGETLADLIAGIHQQTGKLVMADLDTYENAQLAAQAGADILGTTLYGYTGDTKDLTPPGFGLLEKLAQDFDQPLICEGGIHTPEMLQKAFRLGADSVVVGTAITGVDLLAQKFCQAIAPGCP